Proteins encoded by one window of Myxococcota bacterium:
- a CDS encoding type IV pilus twitching motility protein PilT, with protein TCHIITIEDPIEFLIRDKRSIVNQREIGVDTNSFATALRAALRQDPDVILVGEMRDFETIETALTAAETGHLVMSTLHTIDAAETITRIVSVFPPHQQPQIRLQLASIIKGVISQRLIPRADGKGRIPAVEILVASARVRECIADAEMTKELNDAIAKGFTTYGMQSFDQSLMHHVKAGLVTYEEALLHVSNPDDFALRFKGISGTSDSSWDDFDKEAKNADEEISLTEEQDDLKIDRF; from the coding sequence ACGTGTCACATCATCACGATCGAGGACCCGATCGAGTTCCTGATCCGCGACAAGCGCTCGATCGTGAACCAGCGAGAGATCGGCGTAGACACGAACTCCTTCGCGACGGCCCTGCGCGCGGCCCTGCGCCAGGATCCGGACGTCATTCTGGTCGGTGAGATGCGCGACTTCGAGACCATCGAGACCGCGCTCACCGCGGCCGAGACCGGTCACCTGGTCATGTCGACGCTGCACACGATCGACGCGGCGGAGACCATCACGCGCATCGTATCGGTGTTCCCGCCGCACCAGCAGCCGCAGATCCGCCTGCAGCTCGCGAGCATCATCAAGGGCGTCATCAGCCAGCGCCTGATCCCGCGCGCCGACGGCAAGGGCCGCATCCCCGCGGTCGAGATCCTGGTCGCTTCGGCGCGCGTGCGCGAGTGCATCGCCGACGCCGAGATGACCAAGGAGCTGAACGACGCCATCGCCAAGGGCTTCACCACCTACGGCATGCAGAGCTTCGACCAGTCGCTCATGCACCACGTGAAGGCGGGCCTCGTGACCTACGAGGAAGCCCTGCTGCACGTGTCGAATCCGGACGACTTCGCGCTGCGCTTCAAGGGGATCTCGGGCACCTCGGACAGCTCTTGGGACGACTTCGACAAGGAAGCCAAGAATGCCGACGAGGAGATCTCCCTTACAGAAGAGCAGGACGATCTGAAGATCGACCGCTTCTGA
- the alaS gene encoding alanine--tRNA ligase, with product MTGNEIRKAFLDYFAERGHSVQPSGPLVPQGDATLMFANAGMVQFKRVFTGEEKRAYSRAATSQKCMRVSGKHNDLEEVGRSPSHHTFFEMLGNFSFGDYFKRDAIDFAWDLLTRVFKLSPDDLVVSVHESDDEAYALWRDRIGLEPRRIFKLGDGPNFWEMGDTGPCGPCSEIHKITDRKVFEKGGDPTGPGFVEIWNLVFMQFDQRADGSRVPLPKPSIDTGMGLERITRLLQGKTSNYDTDLFRPLIRKGEELAGVRYGTNPDSDVSLRVVADHARACAFLVGDGVLPSNEGRGYVLRRVLRRAARHGVLLDIDGPFLHAVVDTVIDEMAEAYPDLAKRRAFVLDAVKKEEERFGKTLGRGLALLEEEVTRARRAKLTRLPGEVVFKLYDTFGFPTDLTEDILRGKGLDYERAAFDAAMREQAERARAAWKGSGQQAPAEVYQTLATQPTRFTGYESLEGKSRVRALLRDGAQVNEVAEGDRAELVVDVTPFYAESGGQVGDVGAISGPEGTLEVEDVQKPVEGLVVHQGRVALGRIAVGDEVTLRVDGGARAATVRNHSGTHLLQWALRDVLGPQVTQAGSLVAPDRLRFDFTHDAPLSEEQVRAVEDRVNALILANHTSRVEQKSYREAVDAGAIAMFTEKYGDRVRVVSFGPSTELCGGTHAHATGDIGSFRIVGQSAIGAGVRRIEAQTGLGALEHARRDARVLRDTAELLRTSPGELYERVTRLVERERELERELEKTRAQMRRGGAADPLARVKTVGGVKLLASEVEDATPKELRTLVDELKQRIGSGIVLLGVRHEGKAALALGVTQDLVGRFKAGDLVRELAKELGGTGGGRPDFAQAGGPDAAKLEAALAKLESAAGLGG from the coding sequence ATGACTGGCAACGAGATCCGCAAAGCCTTCCTCGACTACTTCGCCGAGCGGGGGCACTCCGTGCAGCCTTCGGGGCCGCTCGTGCCCCAGGGCGATGCCACGCTCATGTTCGCGAACGCGGGCATGGTGCAGTTCAAACGGGTGTTCACGGGCGAGGAGAAGCGGGCGTACTCGCGCGCGGCGACTTCGCAGAAGTGCATGCGGGTCTCGGGCAAGCACAACGACCTCGAGGAGGTGGGGCGCTCGCCGAGTCACCACACGTTCTTCGAGATGCTCGGGAACTTCTCGTTCGGCGACTACTTCAAGCGGGACGCGATCGACTTCGCGTGGGACCTCTTGACGCGGGTCTTCAAGCTCTCGCCGGACGACCTGGTCGTCTCGGTGCACGAGAGCGACGACGAGGCGTACGCGCTGTGGCGCGACCGGATCGGGCTCGAGCCGCGGCGCATCTTCAAGCTCGGCGATGGCCCGAACTTCTGGGAGATGGGCGACACGGGCCCGTGCGGGCCGTGCTCGGAGATCCACAAGATCACCGACCGGAAGGTGTTCGAGAAGGGCGGCGACCCGACGGGGCCGGGCTTCGTCGAGATCTGGAACCTGGTGTTCATGCAGTTCGACCAGCGCGCGGACGGCTCGCGCGTGCCGCTGCCCAAGCCCTCGATCGACACCGGCATGGGGCTCGAGCGAATCACTCGCCTGCTCCAGGGCAAGACCAGCAACTACGACACCGACCTGTTCCGGCCGCTGATTCGCAAGGGTGAGGAGCTCGCGGGCGTGCGCTACGGCACGAACCCGGACAGCGACGTGTCCCTGCGCGTGGTCGCGGACCATGCACGCGCCTGCGCGTTCCTGGTCGGCGACGGCGTGCTGCCCTCCAACGAGGGCCGCGGCTACGTGCTGCGCCGCGTGCTGCGCCGCGCGGCGCGCCACGGCGTGCTGCTCGATATCGACGGGCCGTTCCTGCACGCGGTGGTCGACACCGTGATCGACGAGATGGCCGAGGCCTACCCCGACCTCGCCAAGCGCCGCGCCTTCGTGCTCGACGCAGTGAAGAAGGAAGAGGAGCGCTTCGGGAAGACCTTGGGCCGCGGCCTGGCGCTGCTCGAGGAGGAGGTGACTCGCGCCAGGCGCGCGAAGCTGACTCGCCTGCCCGGCGAGGTCGTGTTCAAGCTGTACGACACCTTCGGCTTCCCGACCGACCTCACCGAGGACATCTTGCGCGGCAAAGGGCTCGACTACGAGCGCGCCGCGTTCGACGCGGCCATGCGCGAGCAGGCCGAGCGCGCGCGCGCGGCCTGGAAGGGCTCGGGCCAGCAGGCGCCCGCCGAGGTGTACCAGACGCTCGCGACGCAGCCCACGCGCTTCACCGGCTACGAGTCACTCGAGGGCAAGTCGCGCGTGCGCGCGCTCCTGCGTGACGGCGCGCAGGTGAACGAGGTGGCCGAGGGCGACCGCGCCGAGCTCGTCGTCGATGTGACTCCGTTCTACGCGGAGAGCGGCGGCCAGGTGGGCGACGTGGGCGCGATCTCCGGGCCCGAGGGCACGCTCGAAGTCGAAGACGTGCAGAAGCCCGTCGAAGGGCTGGTCGTGCACCAGGGCCGCGTGGCGCTGGGCCGGATCGCGGTCGGCGACGAAGTCACCCTGCGCGTCGACGGCGGCGCGCGCGCCGCCACCGTGCGCAACCACTCCGGAACGCACCTCCTGCAGTGGGCGCTGCGCGACGTGCTCGGCCCGCAAGTGACTCAGGCGGGGTCGCTGGTGGCCCCCGACCGATTGCGTTTCGACTTCACGCACGACGCGCCGCTCAGCGAGGAGCAGGTGCGCGCGGTCGAGGACCGCGTGAACGCGCTGATCCTCGCCAACCACACGAGCCGGGTGGAGCAGAAGTCGTACCGCGAGGCGGTCGACGCCGGGGCCATCGCCATGTTCACCGAGAAGTACGGCGACCGCGTCCGCGTGGTGAGCTTCGGCCCGTCGACCGAGCTGTGCGGCGGCACGCACGCGCACGCGACCGGCGACATCGGCTCGTTCCGCATCGTGGGTCAGTCGGCGATCGGCGCCGGCGTGCGGCGCATCGAGGCGCAGACCGGCCTCGGCGCGCTCGAGCACGCGCGCCGCGACGCGCGCGTGCTGCGCGACACGGCAGAGCTCCTGCGCACCTCGCCCGGCGAGCTGTACGAGCGCGTGACTCGCCTGGTCGAGCGCGAGCGCGAGCTCGAGCGCGAGCTCGAGAAGACGCGCGCGCAGATGCGGCGCGGCGGCGCGGCCGACCCGCTGGCGCGCGTGAAGACCGTGGGCGGCGTGAAGCTCCTGGCGAGCGAGGTGGAAGACGCCACGCCCAAGGAGCTGCGCACGCTGGTCGACGAGCTGAAGCAGCGCATCGGCTCGGGGATCGTGCTGCTGGGCGTCCGGCACGAGGGCAAGGCGGCGCTCGCCCTGGGCGTCACGCAGGACCTGGTCGGGCGCTTCAAGGCCGGCGACCTGGTGCGCGAGCTGGCCAAGGAGCTGGGCGGCACGGGCGGCGGCCGGCCCGACTTCGCCCAGGCCGGCGGACCCGATGCCGCCAAGCTCGAGGCGGCCCTCGCGAAGCTCGAGAGCGCGGCCGGGCTGGGCGGCTAG